One genomic segment of [Phormidium] sp. ETS-05 includes these proteins:
- a CDS encoding Uma2 family endonuclease, which translates to MAVGRLIEGKSLPLENGDRLSRSEFERRYAAMPHIKKAELIEGVVYMASPVRFESHGEPHSLVIAWLGCYRAATPKVRLADNATVRLDTDNEPQPDALLRLDETVGGQSRISDDGYIEGAPELIAEVAASSASYDLGEKLKVYRRNQVREYIVWEFYENKLTWFRWIDGEYVALQPDESGIIRSEVFPGLWLAVPALLAVDFAQVLAVAQDGLQAPEHAEFMARLSGANHP; encoded by the coding sequence ATGGCAGTGGGAAGATTGATCGAGGGAAAATCGCTCCCTTTGGAAAATGGCGATCGCCTCTCTCGCTCCGAATTCGAGCGGCGATACGCTGCCATGCCACATATCAAGAAAGCCGAACTGATTGAGGGAGTAGTGTATATGGCATCTCCAGTGCGTTTTGAGTCGCATGGTGAACCGCATAGTCTGGTAATTGCTTGGCTGGGTTGCTATCGTGCTGCCACGCCGAAGGTGCGGTTGGCTGACAATGCCACCGTGCGTCTGGATACGGACAACGAACCGCAACCAGATGCTTTACTGCGGCTTGATGAAACTGTCGGGGGACAGTCGCGCATCAGCGATGATGGCTATATAGAAGGGGCACCGGAATTAATTGCAGAGGTGGCAGCTTCTAGTGCTTCCTACGATTTGGGAGAGAAATTAAAAGTTTACCGCCGCAACCAAGTGCGCGAGTATATTGTCTGGGAATTTTACGAAAACAAATTGACTTGGTTTAGGTGGATTGATGGCGAGTATGTGGCACTCCAACCGGATGAATCCGGCATAATCCGCAGTGAAGTTTTTCCCGGTTTGTGGCTAGCAGTTCCCGCTTTATTGGCAGTAGATTTTGCGCAAGTGCTGGCGGTGGCACAAGATGGCTTGCAGGCGCCAGAACACGCAGAGTTTATGGCGCGGTTAAGTGGTGCTAATCATCCCTAG
- a CDS encoding TdeIII family type II restriction endonuclease: MDEQLKADIKQSIETSIRKFFQDKQVKTSHVLDLLLPNERKIRSLMGGLETSLGITLWQPLAAVLAKSNGFTVEDKKQFLPQPLPSPIGETLSSLKQLWQNQDPSISVESSVARLRAAAEKSQPAENLTYVSLPASKCVDLYLIKDGKEYAFDLKSNQINKRSGLDLKLQLLEWYAYRFCQDPAANLEARVVFPLNPYKGDWWKRQGEKALPLERSKDAWVQDEFWDFCLGQDNAWGKILEIFEELGKEGFGEHFKDIFYF, from the coding sequence ATGGACGAGCAGTTAAAAGCGGACATTAAGCAAAGCATAGAAACTTCGATTCGTAAGTTTTTCCAAGACAAGCAGGTTAAGACTAGCCACGTCCTAGACCTCCTCCTACCCAACGAAAGAAAAATCCGCTCTTTGATGGGTGGTTTAGAAACCAGCCTCGGTATCACCCTCTGGCAACCGCTCGCGGCAGTTCTCGCCAAGTCTAACGGATTTACTGTTGAGGACAAAAAGCAATTCCTGCCTCAGCCACTGCCATCCCCGATCGGTGAAACCCTCAGCAGTTTAAAACAGCTTTGGCAAAATCAGGATCCCTCTATCTCCGTAGAGTCTTCCGTTGCCCGCTTGCGAGCAGCAGCCGAAAAATCCCAGCCAGCGGAAAACTTGACATATGTCTCCCTCCCTGCTAGCAAATGCGTAGATCTTTATCTCATCAAAGACGGCAAGGAATACGCCTTTGACCTGAAAAGCAATCAAATCAACAAACGAAGCGGTTTGGATTTAAAGCTCCAGCTTTTGGAATGGTACGCTTATAGATTCTGTCAAGACCCCGCCGCCAACTTGGAAGCCCGGGTGGTCTTTCCCCTCAATCCTTATAAAGGCGATTGGTGGAAGCGTCAAGGTGAGAAAGCCCTCCCCTTGGAAAGGAGCAAAGATGCCTGGGTGCAGGATGAGTTTTGGGATTTCTGCTTAGGTCAAGATAATGCTTGGGGTAAAATCTTAGAAATCTTTGAGGAACTCGGCAAAGAAGGTTTTGGCGAACACTTTAAAGATATCTTTTATTTTTAA